The genomic stretch ggctcagtagttgtagtgcacgggcttcgttgctccgcggcatgtgggatcttcccggaccggggctcgaacccatatctcctgagttggcaagcggattcttaaccactgcgccaccagggaggctcagCCCAGATTCTTAATCAAGTGTGTTTCTAACTGCTCCCAGGTCTCAATTCTTTAATTCCCAGACGAAACAATAAGAAAACGAAGCTAGGCCGTGGTAGGATCATTACTATTGCCCCTTAGCTTTCTCCGCGCTCCCACACAGCCAAGGGATGGGGGTGGGCTGGACTCAGCTACTGCACATCTGAACCACGTGAGGTAACCAGTCTGCAGCGCCAAGTCCGACTCTATCCTCCTTGACCGCAGGTTCCAGCTCAATCTCTGTGGTGCATGCGCGTGCTGTCCTTGATCGCCCCGCCCCTGCTTCCACATCGTAGTGACGCCCCTTCCGCCAAAGTTGTGTAGCCTTCTTGCGGCGCCTGCGCACTGTCACATTACGGCGGAACTAATCCGGCGACCTTGAGCTTAGACGCATTTAGTGCCGGGAAGGGAAAAGGGGGACCACAGAATGCGTCACACCCGGAAGCGGAGATCCGGAAGTGGGGTTGGGCAGGTTATCCCCAGGGGTGGGGCAGCGGAggcccaggaggagggggagaaaagaaGGTGGAGGATCCTGGCTACTAATCTGAATCCGATACCGATTCTCTTAGacctcagagacacagaaaaGACAGAAGGGTGCCTcatcccccttcctcccctcctccctctcttcaaCCTTAGCCATGGCGGAGGCCGGGGCCGGGCTGAGTGAGACCGTCACTGAGACAACGGTTACCGTGACAACCGAGCCCGTGAGAAAGGCGGGGGGCGGTGCTGTTTAGGGGTTGGGGAGATACCGGGAGGGAAGGGATAGGGCTTTGGAGAGTtgctggaggggctgggcctggggataTGGGAGGAAGTGGGGTTGGGAGAATCTCAAGGTATTGGGAGATTTTGGGTGTGTCAGAGTTGGTGCAGAAGGCTGGTCAAGAGACATGCAATAGAGTTAGGATATAGGTGATGCTTCTTGGAGTGGTGGTGTGTGTAAGTAATGAAAGAACGGGAATTTGGAGATTAAGGAGCAAGGGATGTGCTGGGGGGAAATGAAGGGCTGTGTGAGAAAGCATGGTTGGAGGCCAGCTGCAGGGGAATTTGACTGGAAGCATActtatcagtaaatatttgttgaagggatGATTGTAAAAGGAAGCACAGGGAATGGGGGAACAAGAAAAGGGAGATGAAGATAGTATTTTGAAAAATCAGAGGAGatataaatagagaaaaatgtaGCATTTTTGCAAAAACAACTTAAGTTGCCTTCAAAGGGAGAAGGTTGTGTTGGGTTTAATAACCCTTGGACTAAGGGAGTTTAGAGTAATAGTTACCAGAGATGCCAGGATGCTGGGGAATAGGTGGATAACAAGTGGGGAGGGCTGGGCTTGAGGATGAGAGAGGTGAGAACAGAGTTCTTTCTTTAATGGGAAAAAGAACAGGGGgtctggaaaaaagaaagggagatcaAAGATTAGGCATTGgtgactgagaaaataatttCCATGTATTAATACCACCAAGGATGATTTGGggaggaaaacagagaaacagcAAGGATTATATTTCCCTTTGAAGATTTGCTGGGACCTTTCTTAGGTTAGGAATTGTATCTTCTCTGTATACTAGTGGTTACCAAGAACAGGAAATAATACTTCATGATTCCTCAAGGGACCCCCTGAGGCCAAAAATCTGTTCTATTTTATCTTCTCCCAGCACTCAGCTCCTCTGGCACTATGTCTGATCCTGATTGAgttggggaagggaagagaggaggccCCCAGGAGGAAGTGGGAAAGGTTAATAGGAGGGGACTAGCTAGGTATGCCCATCCTTCTTAACGTTCCAGGAGAACCGGAGCCTAACCATCAAACTTCGGAAACGGAAGCCAGAGAAAAAGGTGGAATGGACAAGTGACACTGTGGACAACGAACACATGGGCCGCCGCTCATCAAAATGTGAGTAATTGTTGGCCCACAGTAACCCTGGAGTCCTGGCTCCCCTCAGCATGTCTTCTGCCTTCTCACATTCACTGACCTTCCCGAAGCCCCCAGATGCTCACAATCCTGTGGCTGTCCTGGTGGTTCTCTGGTACCAGGGAGAGAAGGTTAAAGTTAGAGGAACAGAGGTAGGGAGAGGCTTGAATTGGGATGTGCCAAGGCCTAAAGTCAAGAGATATCTGAGGTGGGAGAAGTGGAACTTTGGATTCCTGgctggaaaggacgagggagttGGGTGTCTGAGTCCCAGGGTGTGGGCCTGGGGAAGTCGGTTCCTGGAAGGTAGAAGGAGAAAATGGTGAAAGTAGGGATTTTTACTGAGATCCAATGGGAATGGAACTGATGCTCCATCctatctcttcctcctttttaacTGGGCTCCTCCCTCCAAATCCAGGCTGCTGTATTTATGAGAAACCTCGGGCCTTTGGCGAGAGCTCCACGGAGAgtgatgaggaggaagaggagggctgTGGTCATACACACTGTGTACGGGGCCACCGCAAAGGACGGCGTCATGCAACCCCGGGACCAAgccccaccacccctccccagcctcctgacccctcccagccccctccaggGCCAATGCAGCACTAAATTCCTCTCTCCCCCACCATTCCTGTGTCTGTCTGGCCCTGAATGTATTCATGTGGCTACTCGGGGACTTAACCCATGGTTTGATCCCttctccagccccctcctcccctctcctctgcctcatagagggaagaggaggaggagggtggacaGAGATCCTGGAATTCTGACTTGCTGCTATTCCAGAACCCAGGTTTCTGGGTTCCCCCAGCCCTCATTTCTGCCTCCTCTCTTCAGGGATCCAGGCATCTTGGTCCCAGTCTTTTCCCTTTGTTCTCACTGCCAAACTACCTGTCCTGTGATCTAATTATCTTGGCCCCTTGCACTCTCTACTTGAGTTCCAAACAATTAAATTGGGTTTCCAACAGCCccagctttcactgccagggtcctagTCAGATTCCAGGCAATCTTGTTCCAGCTATGCTTGTTAATCCTGGCTTAGAGCTTTTCCACTAATGTATTTATGTCATCCTAACTCTTAGTCCTTGCCTGTGGGATGTGAGGTCTTATGTGAGACCTCAGAGCTCTTagccctttccctcctctcctgcccaCTCCCGTCATGCCCTTAAGAGGAGTTAGGAGAGAGAGAGGTCTTTGTCGTTCTCACCTTGGGAGAATggcaaatggaaaaagaaatagtcatgttctccccccacccttctcGTGTGACCTAGGGTTTCTGACAAAGCTGGCTTCAAGACTGGTCACTTAGAGCCAGCCACCTATCTCCGCAGGCTTTGGTCTTCCagcttaggagacagatccaacaTGGTCCCAGGGGCCTGGGTCCCTGGGAGAGGAAGGAACAGGGAGGGAGCAAAGAGATGCACTCTCACCCCTTCCTTCCTAGGCTTTGATGTCTCTGCCAGCCCAGATGTCCTGGCCTTCCCCACCCCTTACTGGGATCTGGATATCATTTTCCAGGCCTCTTGCCATGCACAGTTGCAGAGATCAGTCAAATCCATACCACCACTGAGATCTCATTTATTGCcacagatgcacaaaataaataacCCAACATCACAAAATGTGTTAAATACAGGCCTATTTATACATATGGGGAAAGAAGTGAGGCTATATACAAAGGTGAATTTGGGGTGTCTGGGCCATTCCCAGGTTGAGGGAAGGAGAGGTAGCACAATTGGTTGCTTGTTGTGAGTATGTGGGGGGGGAGGTTTTAAGAAGGTTCTTAATGGGAAAAGGCTGTAAGCATAGAAAGCCGCCATGGTGGAGTA from Mesoplodon densirostris isolate mMesDen1 chromosome 10, mMesDen1 primary haplotype, whole genome shotgun sequence encodes the following:
- the PPP1R11 gene encoding E3 ubiquitin-protein ligase PPP1R11 isoform X1 — encoded protein: MAEAGAGLSETVTETTVTVTTEPENRSLTIKLRKRKPEKKVEWTSDTVDNEHMGRRSSKCCCIYEKPRAFGESSTESDEEEEEGCGHTHCVRGHRKGRRHATPGPSPTTPPQPPDPSQPPPGPMQH
- the PPP1R11 gene encoding E3 ubiquitin-protein ligase PPP1R11 isoform X2; protein product: MLLGVVVCENRSLTIKLRKRKPEKKVEWTSDTVDNEHMGRRSSKCCCIYEKPRAFGESSTESDEEEEEGCGHTHCVRGHRKGRRHATPGPSPTTPPQPPDPSQPPPGPMQH